A genomic region of Paralichthys olivaceus isolate ysfri-2021 chromosome 18, ASM2471397v2, whole genome shotgun sequence contains the following coding sequences:
- the ccdc74b gene encoding coiled-coil domain-containing protein 74B isoform X2 produces MSGNSLPPVSHLPHWTRVGRPGKPRRLPAANHHNHHNHHNHLQPLPGVPSAQREAGRAAELPGHSDPDPRVASLQKNIQFLQRQHKETLERLHAEIEYLRRENKELQYKMIMEPPKSSRKGPTHSRRGVRPPTQGREAHTGLYLEEQLQDTRPSQDQALSTAEGSEILGSTRPDYGPEVKGGLITSLQPLRIHRSTSHPPRAPTLQECEVIIRQLYSANSLQSQEIIRVKALLRDIVLSKKITPENYILTKAYLVDGTRKSSEEKKFPKLSLQTYPEKTSEPSHSGVVLPALKQSLSSTIAERQRRTRAVQRDRFKRTVH; encoded by the exons ATGTCAGGTAACAGCCTCCCACCGGTGAGCCACCTGCCGCACTGGACCCGGGTCGGGCGTCCCGGGAAACCGCGACGTTTACCGGCGGCGaaccaccacaaccaccacaaccaccacaACCACCTGCAGCCTCTCCCCGGTGTCCCGTCGGCGCAGAGGGAAGCGGGGAGAGCGGCGGAGCTGCCCGGTCACAGCGACCCGGACCCCCGCGTCGCCTCGCTGCAGAAGAACATCCAGTTCCTGCAGCGGCAACACAAGGAGACTCTGGAGAGGCTGCATGCGGAGATCGAGTATCTGAGACGGGAGAATAAAG AGTTGCAGTATAAGATGATAATGGAGCCTCCCAAATCGAGTAGAAAAG GACCGACACATAGTCGCCGAGGCGTTCGACCGCCCACTCAGGGAAGAGAAGCTCATACAGGACTCTACCTGGAGGAGCAGCTACAGGACACGCGACCATCACAGGACCAGGCACTCAG TACTGCAGAGGGCAGTGAAATCCTGGGATCAACCAGGCCAGACTACGGCCCAGAGGTGAAGGGCGGGCTCATCACTTCATTACAGCCTCTTCGAATTCACAGAAGCACCTCCCATCCGCCGCGTGCTCCCACACTACAGGAGTGTGAGGTTATCATCCGGCAGCTCTACAGCGCTAACAGTCTACAGTCTCAGGAA ATTATACGTGTGAAGGCTCTGCTGAGAGATATTGTCTTGAGCAAGAAAATCACGCCAGAAAACTACATTCTGACCAAGGCCTACCTTGTAGACGGCACTCG CAAATCATCTGAAGAAAAGAAATTTCCAAAACTGAGTCTTCAGACATATCCAGAAAAAAC GTCTGAACCCTCTCACTCTGGTGTAGTCCTCCCAGCCCTCAAGCAGAGCCTCAGCTCCACCATcgcagaaagacagaggagaactCGTGCTGTGCAGAGAGACCGTTTTAAAAGGACTGTGCACTGA
- the ccdc74b gene encoding coiled-coil domain-containing protein 74B isoform X1, with product MSGNSLPPVSHLPHWTRVGRPGKPRRLPAANHHNHHNHHNHLQPLPGVPSAQREAGRAAELPGHSDPDPRVASLQKNIQFLQRQHKETLERLHAEIEYLRRENKELQYKMIMEPPKSSRKGPTHSRRGVRPPTQGREAHTGLYLEEQLQDTRPSQDQALRSTAEGSEILGSTRPDYGPEVKGGLITSLQPLRIHRSTSHPPRAPTLQECEVIIRQLYSANSLQSQEIIRVKALLRDIVLSKKITPENYILTKAYLVDGTRKSSEEKKFPKLSLQTYPEKTSEPSHSGVVLPALKQSLSSTIAERQRRTRAVQRDRFKRTVH from the exons ATGTCAGGTAACAGCCTCCCACCGGTGAGCCACCTGCCGCACTGGACCCGGGTCGGGCGTCCCGGGAAACCGCGACGTTTACCGGCGGCGaaccaccacaaccaccacaaccaccacaACCACCTGCAGCCTCTCCCCGGTGTCCCGTCGGCGCAGAGGGAAGCGGGGAGAGCGGCGGAGCTGCCCGGTCACAGCGACCCGGACCCCCGCGTCGCCTCGCTGCAGAAGAACATCCAGTTCCTGCAGCGGCAACACAAGGAGACTCTGGAGAGGCTGCATGCGGAGATCGAGTATCTGAGACGGGAGAATAAAG AGTTGCAGTATAAGATGATAATGGAGCCTCCCAAATCGAGTAGAAAAG GACCGACACATAGTCGCCGAGGCGTTCGACCGCCCACTCAGGGAAGAGAAGCTCATACAGGACTCTACCTGGAGGAGCAGCTACAGGACACGCGACCATCACAGGACCAGGCACTCAG AAGTACTGCAGAGGGCAGTGAAATCCTGGGATCAACCAGGCCAGACTACGGCCCAGAGGTGAAGGGCGGGCTCATCACTTCATTACAGCCTCTTCGAATTCACAGAAGCACCTCCCATCCGCCGCGTGCTCCCACACTACAGGAGTGTGAGGTTATCATCCGGCAGCTCTACAGCGCTAACAGTCTACAGTCTCAGGAA ATTATACGTGTGAAGGCTCTGCTGAGAGATATTGTCTTGAGCAAGAAAATCACGCCAGAAAACTACATTCTGACCAAGGCCTACCTTGTAGACGGCACTCG CAAATCATCTGAAGAAAAGAAATTTCCAAAACTGAGTCTTCAGACATATCCAGAAAAAAC GTCTGAACCCTCTCACTCTGGTGTAGTCCTCCCAGCCCTCAAGCAGAGCCTCAGCTCCACCATcgcagaaagacagaggagaactCGTGCTGTGCAGAGAGACCGTTTTAAAAGGACTGTGCACTGA